In one window of Fulvia fulva chromosome 5, complete sequence DNA:
- a CDS encoding Putative voltage-gated potassium channel subunit beta produces the protein MPVESKFDPKDMQFRHLGPSGLKVSVLSLGGWLTYGGTQKGSIVKDCMQEAWNHGINFFDTAEVYSNGDCEIEMGQALKELAWPRDEYVLSTKVFFGTGRNEPNTRGLSRKHVVEGLKSSLQRLQQPYVDIVLAHRPDVGTPMKEIVEGFTQVIRNLNLAYYWGTSEWSAVQIQEATQIAERYNLIAPIAEQPQYNAFHRERFEVEYAPLYNQYEYGTTIWSPLAGGLLTGKYNEGIPEDSRYATNKSFFEGTIKALQSDEGKAKIAKVRKLTEVAEKLGGSVGQLSLAWCVKNPNVSTVILGATKIEQIRDNCKAMELVPKLTPEVMEEIEKILDNKPNAPNAFGRERVR, from the exons ATGCCTGTCGAGAGCAAGTTTGATCCCAAGGACATG CAGTTCCGCCACCTCGGACCTTCTGGTCTAAAGGTCTCGGTGCTGTCTCTTGGAGGATGGCTGACATACGGCGGTACCCAGAAGGGCAGCATCGTCAAGGACTGTATGCAGGAAGCATGG AACCACGGAATCAACTTCTTCGACACGGCTGAGGTCTACTCCAACGGCGACTGCGAGATTGAGATGGGACAGGCTCTCAAGGAGCTTGCGTGGCCAAGAGATGAATACGTCTTGAGTACAAAGGTGTTCTTCG GTACTGGACGCAACGAGCCAAACACCCGCGGTTTGTCTCGCAAGCACGTGGTTGAGGGTCTCAAGAGCTCTCTCCAGCGGCTGCAACAGCCGTACGTCGATATCGTGCTCGCACACAGACCCGATGTTGGTACTCCAATGAAGGAGATCGTTGAGGGATTCACTCAGGTGATCCGCAACCTCAACCTCGCATACTACTGGGGTACCTCTGAGTGGTCTGCCGTTCAGATCCAGGAAGCGACCCAGATCGCCGAGCGTTACAACCTCATTGCTCCAATTGCCGAGCAGCCACAGTACAACGCCTTCCACCGCGAGCGCTTCGAGGTCGAGTACGCACCACTATACAACCAATACGAATACGGCACCACCATCTGGTCTCCTCTCGCTGGAGGACTCCTTACCGGCAAGTACAACGAGGGCATCCCAGAAGACTCCCGCTACGCAACGAAcaagagcttcttcgagggTACCATCAAGGCACTCCAAAGCGATGAGGGCAAGGCCAAGATCGCAAAGGTACGCAAGCTCACAGAGGTCGCTGAAAAGCTTGGTGGCAGCGTTGGGCAGCTTTCGCTTGCGTGGTGCGTGAAGAACCCGAATGTCAGCACTGTCATTCTTGGAGCAACAAAGATCGAGCAAATTCGGGACAATTGCAAGGCGATGGAGTTGGTTCCTAAGCTCACCCCAGAAGTGATGGAGGAGATTGAGAAGATCCTTGACAACAAGCCAAACGCACCCAATGCATTCGGCCGTGAGCGCGTGAGGTGA
- a CDS encoding Zinc-type alcohol dehydrogenase-like protein, producing MGSTLPSTMRASQWTTNANGIERDMKLNNEASLPKNAASLPSGHTLVKVAYSTVNPFDYKVAETPVVGQYILAKPSVPGLDFSGTVVETKRPDLRIGDRVFGRTDPPTFGCLADYVVVKEAGVYPISDGVSLRDASTAGIAALAAYQSIMPYIKPGDEVLINGGSGGTGHFGIQFAKAAGCRVTTTCSSTNINFCKQLGADEVIEYTKVDLISHLKSCGKQYDLIVDNVFSDRNLYWQCRHYLKPEGTFATPGDTKPAALKDLALAHVLPSWLGGGQRSFAFIRNEPNQNNFEQIAKWMQQGKVKPFIQEEFSLEDAHKAYERLKSGRTRGKIVVKVAGE from the coding sequence ATGGGTTCGACACTTCCGAGCACGATGCGAGCATCGCAATGGACAACGAACGCCAATGGAATTGAGCGCGACATGAAGCTTAACAATGAAGCTTCATTGCCTAAGAACGCCGCCTCGCTCCCGAGCGGGCACACATTGGTCAAGGTCGCGTACAGCACAGTCAACCCTTTCGACTACAAGGTCGCGGAGACACCAGTTGTCGGGCAGTACATCCTCGCCAAACCCTCCGTTCCCGGTCTCGACTTTTCTGGCACCGTTGTCGAGACGAAGCGTCCGGACCTGAGGATAGGAGATCGAGTATTCGGCAGAACAGATCCTCCCACCTTCGGCTGTCTCGCCGACTACGTAGTGGTCAAAGAAGCCGGCGTCTACCCAATCTCAGACGGCGTATCCCTCCGCGACGCTTCTACCGCCGGCATCGCCGCTCTGGCTGCCTATCAATCCATCATGCCATACATCAAGCCAGGCGACGAAGTCTTGATCAACGGCGGCAGTGGCGGGACCGGTCATTTCGGAATCCAATTCGCCAAAGCCGCTGGCTGCCGTGTCACAACCACATGCTCGTCCACCAACATCAACTTCTGCAAACAACTAGGCGCAGACGAAGTCATCGAGTACACTAAAGTCGACCTCATCTCCCACCTCAAATCGTGCGGCAAGCAATATGACCTCATCGTTGATAATGTCTTCAGTGATCGCAATCTGTACTGGCAATGTCGGCACTACCTCAAGCCAGAGGGGACGTTCGCGACACCTGGGGACACGAAGCCAGCAGCACTCAAGGATCTGGCACTGGCACATGTTCTACCAAGTTGGCTTGGCGGAGGGCAAAGGAGCTTTGCTTTCATTCGTAATGAGCCCAATCAGAATAACTTCGAGCAGATTGCGAAGTGGATGCAGCAGGGTAAGGTCAAGCCGTTCATTCAGGAGGAGTTCTCGTTGGAGGATGCCCATAAGGCGTATGAGAGGTTGAAGAGTGGGAGGACGAGGGGAAAGATTGTGGTTAAGGTGGCTGGGGAGTGA
- a CDS encoding Heterokaryon incompatibility protein 6, OR allele gives MGSVHTSPRLPDYLEYDSDEPPLFETTIDPRLAPGFRSLSLDSVDYDHNAIYGEARDFAPSPEPGRDRWRRRDDGRPFAGTPDLGKERRRRRQRESDDRFEKAAPFEYKTVADCDVFRLATLEPGTGLQPVCCSLSWESSRAPTRSYCCLSYAWEAVARDTGESAHRDADILLDGYKFPVTKNLLSALQSLRDPKTDILIWIDQICINQSNHEERAQQVDIMKHIYNQAREIFIWLGDAANRSDELMQYAKKLRAKSVANRIMSPPELKKAIQGLLDRPWFQRVWVIPEVALSKHTEVVCGNQHISWEALVKVIRDVKLPQAPGFDRQVSLLGNPRQRIAIITQMIASQKENRAHTDVTQLLILGKSSKATDARDMVYAFYGLTHVRTFPDYNRDVDRLFVDIIHMYTGSILDESSYASWHDLTEDRKTFQLMSILYSAGALHQRIELPSWVPDWTFPWELAPIWCKTIPNFVTGSARDEWSAGIRTDFRAGGERVEDFEVIEGSRGMHQLRLSALNLDTILLVNEVTPASTPGSSQVLSTSPPEHREVLDPPTLRWGRHFFTTEQGYVGLATPGIAAGDDVAILLGGDVPVVLRRCPEFNGKRKAYRLLCECYCQSAGVMHGDYFHANWTLAEDVVLI, from the coding sequence ATGGGCAGTGTACACACATCTCCACGACTACCGGACTATCTAGAATACGATAGCGATGAGCCGCCTTTGTTTGAGACGACCATTGATCCGCGACTGGCGCCCGGCTTTCGCTCTCTGAGCCTGGACTCTGTCGACTACGACCACAATGCAATCTATGGCGAAGCTCGGGACTTCGCCCCATCACCTGAGCCGGGACGAGATCGCTGGAGAAGACGCGATGACGGCCGCCCTTTTGCAGGAACGCCCGATCTGGGCAAGGAGCGAAGAAGGCGTCGGCAACGTGAAAGCGACGATCGCTTTGAAAAGGCAGCTCCATTCGAGTACAAGACAGTAGCAGACTGTGATGTTTTCCGTCTGGCCACACTGGAGCCTGGAACTGGCCTTCAGCCCGTGTGCTGCAGTCTGAGCTGGGAGAGCTCGCGGGCGCCCACAAGATCGTATTGCTGCTTGAGTTATGCTTGGGAGGCTGTTGCCCGAGATACTGGAGAATCTGCCCATCGTGATGCCGACATATTGCTGGATGGCTACAAATTCCCGGTGACCAAGAACCTTTTGAGCGCACTGCAGAGCTTGCGTGATCCTAAGACTGATATTCTGATCTGGATCGATCAGATCTGCATTAATCAAAGCAACCACGAAGAACGAGCCCAGCAGGTCGATATCATGAAGCATATCTACAATCAAGCTCGCGAGATCTTTATCTGGCTGGGCGACGCCGCCAATCGCAGCGATGAGCTCATGCAATACGCAAAGAAGCTGCGTGCCAAGAGTGTCGCCAATCGTATCATGAGCCCACCTGAGCTGAAAAAAGCCATACAGGGGCTCTTGGATCGGCCGTGGTTCCAGAGGGTGTGGGTTATTCCGGAAGTTGCGCTGTCCAAGCATACAGAAGTCGTGTGCGGCAACCAGCATATCAGCTGGGAGGCGCTCGTGAAAGTCATCAGGGATGTAAAGCTACCTCAAGCGCCAGGCTTCGACCGACAGGTCTCACTTCTTGGCAACCCACGGCAAAGGATCGCCATTATCACTCAGATGATTGCGAGCCAGAAGGAGAATCGTGCCCACACGGACGTCACACAGCTTCTGATACTGGGCAAGAGCAGCAAAGCCACTGATGCTCGCGATATGGTCTATGCGTTCTATGGCCTTACCCATGTTCGCACGTTTCCAGACTACAATCGTGATGTGGACAGACTCTTCGTGGACATCATTCACATGTACACCGGGAGCATCCTCGATGAGTCGTCTTACGCGTCTTGGCACGATCTGACCGAAGACCGAAAGACTTTCCAGCTCATGAGCATACTTTACAGCGCAGGGGCACTACATCAAAGAATCGAGTTGCCATCTTGGGTGCCAGACTGGACATTCCCGTGGGAGCTCGCGCCAATATGGTGCAAGACGATTCCGAACTTCGTGACTGGCTCTGCCAGGGATGAGTGGTCGGCAGGCATCCGCACTGACTTTCGCGCGGGCGGCGAACGAGTTGAAGATTTCGAAGTGATCGAAGGTAGTCGTGGCATGCACCAGCTCCGTCTTTCAGCTTTGAATCTCGATACGATACTGCTAGTGAACGAGGTAACGCCCGCTTCCACGCCCGGATCAAGTCAGGTCTTGTCAACATCGCCACCAGAGCATCGCGAAGTGCTGGATCCGCCGACACTCCGGTGGGGACGCCACTTCTTCACCACCGAGCAAGGGTACGTTGGGCTCGCAACACCTGGGATCGCAGCTGGTGATGATGTGGCCATTCTACTTGGCGGCGACGTGCCAGTCGTTCTCCGTCGCTGTCCCGAATTTAATGGGAAGAGGAAGGCTTACAGACTGTTGTGCGAGTGCTACTGCCAGTCAGCTGGAGTGATGCACGGCGATTACTTCCATGCCAATTGGACCCTTGCCGAGGATGTGGTTCTTATATGA
- a CDS encoding COP9 signalosome complex subunit 6 yields MANPLVISGRPDASNNIQLHPLVLLTISDYITRHTIRTQRGPAIGAVIGQQNGRNFTLEHAFECKLADEADDSDAVLDATWFTDRLDMYKEVHKVPALDLVALFMLGPVAGPQQSHLPVLKEVRDLTGSDNTMLLLFHPELVDDLQGSKLPISLYESVEENDAMRFKELAFEVESGDAEMIGVNFVAVGGGNATAVPKADAAGSAGSSSKDKKTKGKGRAKDGEEADANGAPANILSPEDDELITTLNSKVNAIKMLNERIKLLGSYLETLPASYLTDENLDAAPPADTNFTLLRSINAMLSRLPLLAPPPAAVSEADADGNVLAPASNLEKSAEVEKQDVHLTSLLASLTRSVAEAQSLGSKFNVVVRDKQQKERGGFGGRGGRMGGFGDDGLVADDRGL; encoded by the coding sequence ATGGCCAACCCACTGGTGATATCCGGCCGACCAGACGCCTCAAACAACATCCAGCTCCACCCTCTCGTGCTCCTCACCATCAGCGACTACATCACCAGACACACCATCCGAACACAACGAGGTCCAGCGATCGGCGCAGTCATTGGCCAACAGAATGGCAGGAACTTCACCCTCGAGCACGCCTTCGAGTGCAAGCTGGCGGACGAGGCAGACGACAGTGATGCGGTGCTAGACGCAACCTGGTTCACTGACCGATTGGATATGTACAAGGAAGTCCACAAGGTGCCCGCACTCGATCTGGTCGCGCTCTTCATGCTAGGTCCTGTCGCGGGTCCACAACAGTCACATCTACCAGTTTTGAAGGAAGTACGGGACTTGACTGGATCCGACAACACAATGCTTCTGCTGTTCCATCCGGAGCTCGTCGACGATCTGCAGGGCAGCAAGCTTCCCATCAGCTTGTACGAGTCGGTGGAAGAGAATGATGCAATGCGATTCAAAGAGCTGGCATTCGAGGTCGAGTCAGGAGACGCGGAGATGATTGGCGTGAACTTCGTGGCCGTGGGTGGCGGTAACGCAACAGCTGTGCCCAAGGCGGATGCGGCAGGCTCAGCAGGATCGAGTTCGAAGGACAAGAAGACGAAGGGCAAAGGCAGGGCAAAAGATGGCGAGGAGGCTGATGCTAATGGTGCACCCGCAAACATTCTCTCACCCGAGGACGACGAGCTGATCACCACCCTCAACTCGAAAGTCAACGCCATCAAGATGCTCAACGAGCGCATCAAGCTTCTCGGCTCGTATCTGGAGACACTACCTGCAAGCTACCTTACCGACGAGAACCTCGATGCCGCCCCACCAGCAGACACCAACTTCACTCTTTTACGCAGCATCAACGCAATGCTGTCTCGCCTACCACTTCTCGCACCTCCGCCTGCAGCAGTGTCCGAAGCAGACGCCGATGGCAACGTTCTCGCGCCAGCATCGAATCTTGAAAAGTCCGCCGAGGTCGAGAAGCAGGACGTGCACCTCACATCTCTCCTCGCAAGCCTTACCCGATCTGTTGCCGAAGCACAGAGCTTGGGCTCCAAATTCAACGTCGTCGTTCGGGATAAGCAACAGAAGGAGCGCGGAGGTTTCGGTGGCCGAGGTGGACGGATGGGAGGATTTGGCGATGATGGCCTGGTTGCTGACGATCGCGGGCTGTAG
- a CDS encoding Eukaryotic translation initiation factor 5A-1: protein MSERNDNTGASGADNSTTTKTADELRKGDYVIFEGRPYQIVRHLFTNCTRPKVEIVMIDIFTREQCKRELETLALVQILAVRQDDYQVINLDDGLLTLPAREGDGKNDVKLPEGDLGTEIQEAFEKGKNVVVTIISAMGEEGVAKYKTVAKKYKTVAKT, encoded by the exons ATGTCCGAACGAAACGATAACACCGGTGCCTCTGGAGCCGACAACAGCACCACAACCAAAACAGCAGACGAACTCCGTAAGGGCGATTATGTGATATTCGAAGGTCGTCCGTACCAGATTGTGAGGCATTTATTTACTAATTGCACACGTCCCAAAGTGGAAATCGTTATGATCGACATCTTCACCAGAGAGCAGTGCAAAAGGGAACTAGAGACATTGGCGCTGGTGCAGATCCTGGCAGTACGCCAGGACGATTATCAAGTG ATCAATCTCGACGACGGACTTCTTACACTCCCGGCGCGCGAGGGAGACGGGAAGAACGATGTGAAGTTGCCAGAAGGAGACTTGGGTACTGAAATCCAGGAGGCCTTTGAGAAGGGCAAGAACGTTG TTGTCACAATCATCTCTGCGATGGGCGAGGAGGGAGTGGCGAAGTACAAGACAGTCGCCAAGAAGTACAAGACAGTTGCCAAAACTTAG
- a CDS encoding NmrA-like family domain-containing protein 1: MADDNPEDNPPVEEEQQEEPTAEEEAEGPKRIVICGATGRLGGSVLRRLQSDGGWEIRAVTRTPDSDAATALADSGIEVVSGNYDDEESLITAFDQYFADGNDATAAGEKEQAQMYTIASAASKIDSLEHFILLSMPAGEKLAEDLHVPQFDFKDRAADQIIADCPDLIPKTNFLWSGVFTSNFWEGKGFDKPFEVPDTNGIHTMIHPSKPNTLVPFTNVSTNIGVFVSTLLAKPEIALPATYINCVKEVLTYEDALKIWSEVTGRTAVYVTVTDEDFQTLYGPGSLEFVQQMNFLAAAVGDWTSAYGALDPSSVIGAAELGIPDEELVDFRGSLEANKDSLLSWSPHREYRRWGQKSLRVLRSRQEVTVQLGV, translated from the exons ATGGCAGACGACAATCCGGAAGACAACCCTCCCGTCGAAGAGGAGCAGCAAGAAGAACCCACCGCAGAAGAGGAGGCTGAGGGTCCCAAACGCATCGTCATTTGCGGTGCTACTGGTCGCCTTGGTGGCTCGGTACTCAGACGCCTGCAAAGCGACGGCGGTTGGGAGATACGTGCAGTCACCCGTACTCCCGACAGTGACGCTGCCACAGCACTTGCCGACTCTGGCATCGAAGTTGTCTCTGGTAACTACGATGATGAGGAGTCTCTCATCACAGCCTTTGAT CAATACTTCGCTGATGGCAATGATGCAACCGCCGCTGGCGAGAAGGAACAGGCTCAGATGTACACCATCGCATCAGCTGCCAGTAAGATTGATAGCTTGGAACATTTCATCTTGCTGTCGATGCCTGCCGGCGAGAAGCTCGCGGAAGACCTTCACGTCCCGCAATTCGACTTCAAGGATCGTGCTGCTGATCAAATCATTGCTGATTGCCCGGACTTGATCCCGAAGACGAACTTCTTGTGGAGTGGGGTGTTCACGAGTAACTTCTGGGAGGGGAAGGGGTTCGACAAGCCGTTTGAAGTG CCCGACACCAACGGCATCCACACCATGATTCACCCATCCAAACCTAACACCCTCGTCCCCTTCACGAACGTCTCCACCAACATTGGCGTCTTCGTCAGTACCCTCCTCGCCAAGCCCGAGATCGCTCTCCCAGCAACGTACATCAACTGTGTCAAGGAGGTTCTGACATATGAGGATGCTCTCAAAATCTGGAGCGAAGTCACCGGTCGCACTGCGGTCTACGTCACAGTGACCGATGAGGACTTCCAGACGCTCTATGGTCCCGGGTCGCTTGAGTTCGTGCAGCAGATGAACTTCCTTGCTGCTGCTGTTGGTGACTGGACGAGTGCGTATGGAGCCTTGGATCCTAGCTCGGTTATTGGAGCCGCTGAGTTGGGAATTCCGGATGAGGAGTTAGTGGACTTTAGGGGGAGCTTGGAGGCGAACAAGGACAGTTTgttgtcatggtctccccacagagagtacagaaggtggggacagaagagcctcagagtgctcagaagtcgtcaagaagtgacagtccagcttggtgtgtga
- a CDS encoding Phosphorylated carbohydrates phosphatase, whose translation MGKVKYILLDCDNTLCLSERLAFEACADLTNEVMEKYGIDARYTTDSLLEDFVGNNFRNMLIGLQKKHNFSMTDKDVDEYVDMELGRVTTKLSEKCKECPGVTEQLEWAKAQGYPMSVVSTSAKPRVVASLQKTNLMRFFTDEHVYSAATSMDQPSSKPDPKIYLYACEQLGVKPEECLTVEDSKSGATAAMRAGIPLIGYVGVYGLEDGKEKEDQMAKTLTEVTKADVIMRDWKEFPECVKKIEEKL comes from the exons ATGGGCAAG GTCAAGTACATCCTCCTCGACTGCGACAACACCCTCTGCCTCTCGGAGCGTCTGGCCTTCGAGGCCTGCGCCGACCTCACCAATGAGGTCATGGAGAAGTACGGCATTGATGCCCGCTACACCACCGACTCACTCCTAGAGGATTTCGTCGGCAACAACTTCCGCAACATGCTCATCGGCCTTCAGAAGAAGCACAACTTCTCCATGACCGACAAGGACGTCGACGAGTACGTGGACATGGAGCTCGGCCGTGTCACGACCAAGCTGTCCGAGAAGTGCAAGGAGTGCCCTGGTGTCACTGAGCAGCTCGAGTGGGCCAAGGCTCAAGGCTACCCAATGTCCGTCGTTTCGACCTCCGCCAAGCCACGTGTCGTTGCTTCACTCCAGAAGACCAACCTCATGCGCTTCTTCACCGACGAGCACGTCTATTCCGCAGCCACCTCCATGGACCAGCCATCGTCCAAGCCCGACCCAAAGATCTACCTCTACGCTTGCGAGCAGCTCGGTGTCAAGCCTGAGGAGTGCCTGACTGTCGAGGACTCTAAGTCTGGTGCTACCGCCGCCATGCGCGCCGGCATCCCACTCATTGGCTACGTCGGCGTCTACGGCCTCGAGGATGGCAAGGAGAAGGAAGATCAGATGGCCAAGACCTTGACTGAGGTCACCAAGGCTGACGTGATCATGCGCGACTGGAAGGAGTTCCCCGAGTGTGTGAAGAAGATTGAGGAGAAGCTTTAA
- a CDS encoding Dynactin subunit 6: protein MTSRPSASSRRTTTEHIPKPPCNIDSLAVVAEKVQMTGTHSVDIGENTILHPYAKIKAEGGKITIGKTCIICEEVVIGFAGPRSVEGTGGVPIVIGNGVTIEASAVVEARSIGDGTVVEVGAKIGRGAHIGRFCKITPMSVILPGEELADYTVMFGDNQRRVDQTMAEHQEIRAAKWKGHVMHVDMLKRLIPDASAKWR from the coding sequence ATGACTTCGAGACCCTCAGCGTCTTCGCGACGCACGACCACAGAACATATCCCCAAGCCGCCATGCAACATCGACTCCCTCGCCGTTGTGGCCGAGAAAGTCCAGATGACTGGCACGCATTCCGTTGACATCGGCGAGAATACCATCCTGCATCCCTACGCAAAGATCAAAGCTGAAGGTGGCAAGATCACCATCGGCAAGACCTGCATCATCTGCGAGGAAGTCGTCATCGGCTTCGCTGGGCCACGTTCAGTCGAGGGCACTGGGGGTGTTCCCATTGTTATTGGTAATGGTGTGACTATCGAAGCCAGTGCTGTCGTTGAGGCTCGTAGCATTGGGGATGGCACTGTTGTTGAGGTTGGTGCGAAGATTGGCAGAGGCGCACACATTGGCAGGTTTTGTAAGATCACACCGATGAGTGTCATCTTGCCGGGGGAAGAGCTGGCGGATTATACTGTTATGTTTGGGGACAACCAACGCAGGGTTGATCAGACCATGGCTGAGCACCAGGAGATTCGGGCGGCGAAGTGGAAAGGGCATGTCATGCATGTGGACATGCTGAAGAGGCTCATACCTGATGCCTCAGCCAAATGGCGTTGA